The sequence below is a genomic window from Vespula pensylvanica isolate Volc-1 chromosome 1, ASM1446617v1, whole genome shotgun sequence.
ATTATATTctggatataataatttatcgctGGAAGTAATATTTGGTCTTGCAtttgtacttttatttattcgacatACATTCAAATCAATTTGTTTCTGCTTTGGTATACCTGGTTCTACATAAGCTTTTGCATTAGGTACTACAATATCGCGTACTACGGATTTTTTAACAGGGGAGCTTTTACTTTttgtcaaatttttattatacttataacATGGCATAACATTTATTGTACTGGATTTTATACTTAAATTCTTTTGTGAAGTTTTAGTAGATGTAGgggtttttttaatttgtttctcaATACCCAAGGTGTAAggtttatttatacttttagtATTATGTTTTGTAACATTTGACTTTTGCATATTGACTTTGGTAgtatctgttttcttttttatttgagtTGTCGCTGTTGAACACAAAGGTTTTACGACTTTATCTTTACTTAACTgtggtaatttttttttatacgaattcttattttcttttcccttgtCAAGACTATTCTTTGCAGACtgcttagaaatatttattgttgtaCTGTTTTTAGGTTTAAGAATTTTACAATGatccttattatttttagctGCTGGAAATGTTGAGCAAGGTATACCAGGAACATCCTCTTGTGACGATCTTTTACAAGAAGTCCGTTCTGTATTATTAGCTTTTAGATTTACTTTATCATGTACATCGGTTAAAGATTCTTTATCATCTGTCTTATGGATTGATCGATCCTGTAAGAaacgatcattttctttctgagACGATGTCTGTACACCGTTGCATGAAAttatcgattctttcgatattGTATCGTCATTATAATGAGTACTTGTTGCGATTAGATTATCCACCTTATTTTCTAAACTTAGAACTTTAACAGGTATCTTGACAGGTACAATATCTATGATTGCGGGTAAAATTTTATCTCCCTTATCCGAtaaatcttttgaattttcCTTAGCATTAATTGTCTGACTAAATCTCACTCTAGGTtttgcaaataatttattatcttcagACATTGTAATTCATAATAATGAGGCaccatataaattaaataaaattaaatgtaaacgACGAGTGAGAGTACCGAgcaattttaattcaaaaataattaaagatcttcgacatatatttataataagtcACAATACTGAATTATAAATTCACGACTTTATACCGCCATATGAGAATTCAAACAAGAACTATAGAGAACAACGGTACCAACATTACTGTCCGACATTGCGCGATACTAAATTTCCATTTCTCTATTACGTtgcttaattatttttttgtatgcaatatcattttcttacCTGACCGTCAGATAGCGCTCATGGAGCCTCGTGAAGGCTTTCATCCTTTTACCTTCTACGCTTCGAAATTTGACGTCGGTACGATACGATATCGCGAGAATCAACGCGAATAATttgaatcgattaaaacgtGTTTTTGAAGAATGCGATGACGCTTGCAAAAGTGAAAGTTTTAACATTAGAACATAACTAATTAATACGTATCATAGTggtaagaaaaattcaatgtgGCTGTCAATTTGTCGGCGCTGCACGTCGTCTGTCAATTTTACTTCGATTTCCCTTTCGCCGCTCGATGCAAGCAGGTGTATTTCGACGGTTAATTTAAGGTCGATACAGTGATATGTATTTCGACAGTACAAATTCTTGTATGGCATGTATATACGAGAACGAAAATGCGAACATCCGTGGATTTTCGTCGTATTAACCTCGTACGTTATACGCACGGAGTTCGCTTCAATGTCGATCTAGTAAAGGCTAAGTGTTAATTCGCTTATTAACCACGTGAGGGTTGGTGATGATGCAAAATAATTCCAAAACAAGAGAAATGTTTATCGTTAGAGCTCTGGAAAAAATCCTAGCTGACAAGGACGTCAAACGTTCCCATCTCTCTCAGCTAAAAAGATCCTGCGAGTCAGCTCTTggtaactttctttttcataacatttcctatcgttttttttttttttttttttttttttttttataattacgttaaaaagctattgatttttacttttattatatagatctTGTTTGGTTggattatttatatgttattattttcgtgTAATTTAGAGGATCTACGTAATGAGATCAAAGATGTACCCGTTGCACAAGGAGAAGAAACAACTTCGAATGCTCTCCCGCAACCTAAAAGTGACTCTAATGTTATCTCGGCAGAAAAGTATTTTCTGCCTTTCGAATTGGCTTGTCAAAGTAAATCGCCAAGAATCGTTGTCACTGCTTTGGACTGTCTTCAGAAATTAATAGCATATGGTCATTTAACTGGAAATGTACCAGATTCTACGGAGCCAAATAAGTTGTTGATCGTTCGCATAGTTGAGACAATATGTAGCTGTTTTATGGGTCCTCAAACGGATGAAGGTGTCCAATTACAAATTATCAAAGCTCTTTTGACAGTTATGACCAGTCAACATGTTGAAGTACACGAAGGAACTGTTCTTCTTACCATACGTACCGTTTACAATGTTTATTTGGCGTCGAGAAATTTAGTGAATCAAACGACAGCACGAGCCACCCTGACGCAGATGATCAATGTCATATTTGCTCGTATGGAAACTCAGGCagtaaagataatttttatctacttgaaaattttgtttatttgaaaatgtatcgtaacattgatttgaaaaatattcttgttcTTGAAGTATAATCAATGttataacgaatataaattattaaaataattgtttattttaggaagaagagaatgtTAGAACAGAATCAGAACAACAAGAAACTTCTGCTTTAAGCGCAGACACAGAAGCAGAAATTGTAAATAACGATGAAGTTCCAACTGAAAATGTCAGCGAATCACATGTTATAGTTAAGAGCATCTTAGATGATGTTATTAATTCGGTTGTGCCAGAAGATGCTGCAAATGCGGCAACTTCCGAAGAAGCCAGTTTAGATCAAGTGCCTGCGGAAGATAATACGGATGAGGCAGTTGCAGAAAATGACAATATGGTTACAGCTAAATTTACTCACGTATTACAGAAAGATGCATTCTTAGTATTCAGGGCTCTCTGTAAACTTTCAATGAAACCTCTCCCAGATGGTACCCCAGATCCAAAGTaaagacaatatatatatatatatatatatttatggattatttaaaagattcatggtacaattaataattaataattatcattttttagaTCACACGAATTAAGATCGAAGATTCTATCATTACAGTTGCTTTTAGGAATATTACAAAATGCTGGTCCAGTACTACGTTCAAATGAGATGTTTGTAATAGCTATAAAACAATATCTATGTGTTGCACTATCTAAGAATGGGGTGTCTTCTGTTCCTGAAGTATTTGAATTATCATTAGCTTTGTTTTTGGCGCTTTTAGCTCGCTTTAAAGTGCACTTAAAAATGCAAATAGAAGtgtttttcaaagaaatttttatgaatattcttGAAACGTCTAGCAGTTCCTTTGAACATAAGTGGATGGTTATCCATGCCCTAACTCGTATTTGTGCAGATGCTCAAAGTGttgttgatatatatgtaaactaTGATTGTGATCTTTCTGCAGCTAATTTATTTGAAAGGTAAAAGAgcaacgtatttatatatgatactaTCAAagtattcaaattaaaaataatttttaatttatgacgCATAGACTTGTGAATGACTTGTCAAAAATTGCACAAGGACGTCAAGCTTTGGAATTAGGTGCATCTCCGAATCAAGAAAAGTCTATGCGTATTCGGGGTCTCGAATGTTTGGTCTCAATTTTGAAATGTATGGTCGAATGGAGTAGAGATTTATATGTAAATCCAAGTGTACCTGCGGATCAACAATTGCCTAGTGAACCCCCCGATCCACCTCTTGAACCACCTCTACCACGTTATGGAAGTGCTGGTAGTTTATCCTCTGCAAACTCTAGTCTCGTAGGAAATAAGGAAATACCAGACTCACCAGAACAGTACGAAGTACAAAAACAGCAGAAAGAAGTCTGGGAAGCTGGTATTGACATGTAAGTacattaattgatattaatatcactgaaggaaaatgaaaagattttaataatatagcttaattaaaatttagttTTAATCGAAAACCAAGCAAAGGAGTGCAATATTTGCAAGAGCATGGTCTTCTTGGTACATCTCCTGAAGATGTTGCAAGATGGCTTCATATGGATGAACGACTTGATAAAACTGCGATTGGTGATTTTCTGGGTGATCATAATCACAATCAAGTAATGTACAATTATATAGATCAAATGAATTTTGCGGATCGTGACTTAGTTACAGCTCTCAGGTATTTCCTAGAGGGTTTTAGACTTCCTGGTGAAGCAcaaaagatcgatcgtttgaTGGAGAAATTCGCAAGTAGATATTGTGAATGTAATCCAAAgtaagttataaataaattgttttcacAATTTTCTATAGTATACAATATTCCTATATTTATGTTTCAGCAATGGATTATTTACTAGTGCAGACACTGCATATATATTAggtttttctataattatgcTTACAACTGATCTTCATTCTCCAcaagtaaagaataaaatgacgaaagagcaatatatcaaattaaatcgCCGCATTAGTGATAACGAAGATCTGCCAGAGGAATATTTATCCAAAATTTATGACGAAATAGCTGGTAAcgaaatcaaaatgaaatcaaatccTAATCGTCCTGGGAAACAAGGTAAAatgatatcgatttatataaatgtcgaatatatatgtgaaaaaaaaaaaatatatatatatatatacaattattatctgTATCCGACCAGTAATCTCAAGTGAAAAAAAGCGTAGATTGTTATGGAATATGGAAATGGAAGTGATTTCAACCGCAGCAAAAAATTTAATGGAATCTGTTAGTCACGTTCAAGCACCATTCACAACAGCTAAACATTTAGAACATGTACGTCCTATGTTTAAAATGGCCTGGACACCATTCTTAGCTGCTTTTAGCGTTGGCTTGCAAGATTGTGATGATCCTGAAATAGCATCTTTGTGTTTGGATGGTATCAGATGTGCGATTCGTATAGCTTGTATTTTCCACATGACAGTAAGTACCCATGTGCACAcacattttaaagatattgGTTAAACGCCGAtacaaataattgatatttattgtcCAATTTAGTTGGAGCGTGATGCATACGTTCAAGCTTTGGCTAGATTTACGCTTCTAACGGCTAATTCACCAATTACGGAAATGAAAGCAAAGaatatcgatacgataaaGACATTGATCACCGTCGCTCACACTGATGGAAATTATCTTGGTAGTTCATGGTTGGATGTTGTCAAATGTATCTCACAATTAGAACTTGCTCAACTTATTGGAACAGGAGTAAGACCTCAACTTTTGGGACCTCCGTCAAAGCCTCATTTTCCATCACCTCTATTTACTAATTTGGCacataataattcatatcaAAATAATGGCCTTAATTTAAGTTCTCTAGATCGTAAgtattcttctctttatgcaataattaaaaatcttcatTAAAACTATTCTTTGTCGTTACAGCGAGCGTGAAGGAATCCATAGGCGAGACAAGTTCTCAAAGTGTAGTTGTAGCTGTCGATAGAATATTCACTGGTTCTACAAGGCTGGACGGAGATGCTATAGTCGCATTTGTAAAAGCACTTTGTCAAGTATCTTTAGAAGAATTATCACATCCTACGCAACCCCGAATGTTCTCCTTGACAAAAATAGTTGAAATTTCGTATTATAACATGGGTCGTATAAGGCTTCAATGGTCAAGAATATGGCAAGTTCTTGGAGATCACTTTGACAGAGTCGGTTGCAGTCCTCGTCAAGAAATAGCATTTTTTGCGGTGGATTCTCTCAGGCAGCTAGCTACTAAGTTTATAGAAAAAGGCGAATTTGCTAATTTTAGATTccaaaaagattttcttagaCCATTCGAGCATATTATGAAGAAGAATAGATCTCCCGTTATCAGAGATATGGTTGTTCGATGTGTAGCACAAATCGTTCATTCTCAAGCTCCAAATATACGATCTGgatggaaaaatatatttagtgTCTTCCATCATGCAGCCAGTGATCGTGACGAGTCTGTAGTTGAATTAGCCTTCTCCATGACAGGAAAGATAATAAGTGAGTTCTTCctaatttattgtattatttatcgcAATATTGCCGTATCATGTTTTCACAAATCATGTTTTCGTCGTCCCTTAGACGAGCTCTATGCTGAAGATTTCAGTATCATGGTCGACTCCTTCCAAGATGCCGTAAAGTGCCTCAGTGAATTTGCATGCAATGCTTCTTTTCCGGACACTAGCATGGAAGCGATTAGACTCATGAGATCTTGTGCATCTTATATCGTTGCTAATCCTAATCTATTTGCTGAGGGTATGATGGATGATAGTGGAATAGTTTCGGAAGAAGACAGAGCAtgggtatataaaaatacaatgattttatatatctcatttaaaatctataaaattcgTTTCAATGCATAGATTTTTTACTCGCCAGGTGAGAGGATGGTTCCCATTGCTTTTCGAACTATCGTGCGTTGTTAGTAGATGTAAATTGGATGTGAGAACACGTGCGCTAACTGTTTTATTCGATGTCGTCAAAACTCATGGTGCATCGTTTAAGCCACACTGGTGGAAAGATCTCTTTCAAGTTCTCTTTCGCATATTTGATAATATGAAACTTCCGGAACAGCATACAGAGGTTTgtgtaaataatttcgattgttatatttaattaatgcaatttctttttcttttttttttttcttttttttaaataattttaatcttacAGAAGGCTGAATGGATGACAACGACATGTAATCACGCTCTTTATGCTATCGTTGATGTATTCTCTCAATTTTATGATACACTAGGGCCACTGTTATTGGGCCAATTGTATTCTCAATTGCTGTGGTGTGTTCAACAAGATAATGAACAACTCGCTAGGTCAGGTACTAACTGTTTGGAGAATTTAGTTATCAGTAATGGAATTAAGTTCGACGAGGAAACTTGGGATAATACATGTCGTTGCGTACTTGATATATTCGAAAGTACATTACCAACAGCATTAATTACTTGGAAACCACCATCGCCGAATAACGAAAATGCTAAGTACAAGTTATTCTCGGCTTTATTAATCAAATGCGTGGTACAATTGGAATTGATTCAAACTATAGACAACGTAGTATTTTATCCAGCAacatcgagaaaagaagatcaaGAGAATCTTGCTTTAGCGCAGGCTGATATGCTCAATGGAAAACCTTCTGAATTGGGAGTCCAAGGTGGTGGAGATcaacaaaaggaagaacaagGAATGTACTGTGCGTTAACTACTACACATCTTTTACAATTGGTCGAATGTTTATTGAAATCTCATCGTTTTGCTAAAACTTTTAATGCCAATCACGAGCAACGCCAACTTCTTTGGAAGTCCGGTTTTTATTGCAATATGAAATCCGAAACGGGTTTATTGAATCAAGAGATACAATCTTTAGCTTGCGCGCttcgtattctttttaaaatgtataGCGACGAGGCACATAGAAACGATTGGGTTAAAGTAGAAAGTCGTCTTGTCGAAGTCGCCTGTGAAGCATTAGAATATTTCCTTGCTCTTTCTAACGAGACACACATCGATGCGTGGACACCTATACTCCTTTTACTTTTAACTAGGATTCTTAAAATGAGTGATAGCCGATTCGCGGTACATGCATCTAGCTGTTATCCTCTGCTCTGCGAAGTCATGTGTTTTGATCTTAAACCAGAATTACGTTCGGTTCTTCGTAGGTTCTTCCTAAGGATCGGACCAGTATTTAGAATCACGCAACAGTAGCAttgtaatgtaatttatttcttgtaaATCGTACTCTCTCACAGTACTGTACtttataaagcaaaaaaaaaaaaaacatattattttacattacacgtatacatatatacatattatacatagtcATTGAGTAGCCATATAAGTATTTACTATGGACAAATATGAAATAGCGAAAAGTAgtcatttatcattttcaaactAACACGTATGGATTGTCTATGGTTATAAGTAGCGGAACACATACagattatacataaatagaaaatctACACTTTGTGTATCATATTCACGCGAAGATCAtagaagttatatatatatatattatatatatacgcttataattatttatgtcgaTTTCGTCACTCGgtcttatttaaataaattagatagaaATTATGTTTCACTTCGGTGTATTTAATGACGTTCTAACGTGCCATaatatctcttcttttatttttaatgcgaTTAAGTTAGGACAGTGCCATCATCGATCTTGAATAAATGTAAcatattcgtttaaatatttcagatttgaaatatttgatgcTTCTAAGATTTGGTCCCATTTAACTTTTCTCTTGTAAACGT
It includes:
- the LOC122636003 gene encoding uncharacterized protein LOC122636003, encoding MSEDNKLFAKPRVRFSQTINAKENSKDLSDKGDKILPAIIDIVPVKIPVKVLSLENKVDNLIATSTHYNDDTISKESIISCNGVQTSSQKENDRFLQDRSIHKTDDKESLTDVHDKVNLKANNTERTSCKRSSQEDVPGIPCSTFPAAKNNKDHCKILKPKNSTTINISKQSAKNSLDKGKENKNSYKKKLPQLSKDKVVKPLCSTATTQIKKKTDTTKVNMQKSNVTKHNTKSINKPYTLGIEKQIKKTPTSTKTSQKNLSIKSSTINVMPCYKYNKNLTKSKSSPVKKSVVRDIVVPNAKAYVEPGIPKQKQIDLNVCRINKSTNARPNITSSDKLLYPEYNSIMCTVTKLDEVKKEKIVTDVEHLPAIYKDLVNGKISSALDFPMNEAIYKNLVDLSIDEKQFPSKIMRSKDPQPRQRDLVPKLSDFFVPEFVDEYYTPMFVKSKNSDLIENWNAFRISDKICEWKDSMDN
- the LOC122635992 gene encoding brefeldin A-inhibited guanine nucleotide-exchange protein 2, with product MMQNNSKTREMFIVRALEKILADKDVKRSHLSQLKRSCESALEDLRNEIKDVPVAQGEETTSNALPQPKSDSNVISAEKYFLPFELACQSKSPRIVVTALDCLQKLIAYGHLTGNVPDSTEPNKLLIVRIVETICSCFMGPQTDEGVQLQIIKALLTVMTSQHVEVHEGTVLLTIRTVYNVYLASRNLVNQTTARATLTQMINVIFARMETQAEEENVRTESEQQETSALSADTEAEIVNNDEVPTENVSESHVIVKSILDDVINSVVPEDAANAATSEEASLDQVPAEDNTDEAVAENDNMVTAKFTHVLQKDAFLVFRALCKLSMKPLPDGTPDPKSHELRSKILSLQLLLGILQNAGPVLRSNEMFVIAIKQYLCVALSKNGVSSVPEVFELSLALFLALLARFKVHLKMQIEVFFKEIFMNILETSSSSFEHKWMVIHALTRICADAQSVVDIYVNYDCDLSAANLFERLVNDLSKIAQGRQALELGASPNQEKSMRIRGLECLVSILKCMVEWSRDLYVNPSVPADQQLPSEPPDPPLEPPLPRYGSAGSLSSANSSLVGNKEIPDSPEQYEVQKQQKEVWEAGIDIFNRKPSKGVQYLQEHGLLGTSPEDVARWLHMDERLDKTAIGDFLGDHNHNQVMYNYIDQMNFADRDLVTALRYFLEGFRLPGEAQKIDRLMEKFASRYCECNPNNGLFTSADTAYILGFSIIMLTTDLHSPQVKNKMTKEQYIKLNRRISDNEDLPEEYLSKIYDEIAGNEIKMKSNPNRPGKQVISSEKKRRLLWNMEMEVISTAAKNLMESVSHVQAPFTTAKHLEHVRPMFKMAWTPFLAAFSVGLQDCDDPEIASLCLDGIRCAIRIACIFHMTLERDAYVQALARFTLLTANSPITEMKAKNIDTIKTLITVAHTDGNYLGSSWLDVVKCISQLELAQLIGTGVRPQLLGPPSKPHFPSPLFTNLAHNNSYQNNGLNLSSLDPSVKESIGETSSQSVVVAVDRIFTGSTRLDGDAIVAFVKALCQVSLEELSHPTQPRMFSLTKIVEISYYNMGRIRLQWSRIWQVLGDHFDRVGCSPRQEIAFFAVDSLRQLATKFIEKGEFANFRFQKDFLRPFEHIMKKNRSPVIRDMVVRCVAQIVHSQAPNIRSGWKNIFSVFHHAASDRDESVVELAFSMTGKIINELYAEDFSIMVDSFQDAVKCLSEFACNASFPDTSMEAIRLMRSCASYIVANPNLFAEGMMDDSGIVSEEDRAWVRGWFPLLFELSCVVSRCKLDVRTRALTVLFDVVKTHGASFKPHWWKDLFQVLFRIFDNMKLPEQHTEKAEWMTTTCNHALYAIVDVFSQFYDTLGPLLLGQLYSQLLWCVQQDNEQLARSGTNCLENLVISNGIKFDEETWDNTCRCVLDIFESTLPTALITWKPPSPNNENAKYKLFSALLIKCVVQLELIQTIDNVVFYPATSRKEDQENLALAQADMLNGKPSELGVQGGGDQQKEEQGMYCALTTTHLLQLVECLLKSHRFAKTFNANHEQRQLLWKSGFYCNMKSETGLLNQEIQSLACALRILFKMYSDEAHRNDWVKVESRLVEVACEALEYFLALSNETHIDAWTPILLLLLTRILKMSDSRFAVHASSCYPLLCEVMCFDLKPELRSVLRRFFLRIGPVFRITQQ